One segment of Coffea eugenioides isolate CCC68of unplaced genomic scaffold, Ceug_1.0 ScVebR1_1818;HRSCAF=2743, whole genome shotgun sequence DNA contains the following:
- the LOC113755889 gene encoding uncharacterized protein LOC113755889, whose protein sequence is MEGGPTFGKTTGSTMTVEEGLKLRNQRDAVCKVSQLMVQYRWNRVLIFKVFKREDVEHILNIPISLAERGDSLIWKHCKTGQYTVASGFKHLQQKMRKRREESNKREGCSYQQTDRKLWKALWKLPIKYKLKIFVWKCINNGIPTKAQIFHRTQRGEPICCGCGEKEESIEHMLLQCTIAKGIWKFALVNWDGLEDQTGYFKQWWTSMMMHTRTRREGDDHIALTVNVLWQIWKSRNARIFNSAQQHPLKVSEKAAKEWKEYQEAIQQRPRKSTTETIRQEENNQRQQTNSEVVTLKLATQHQNGNKSFGIGITAVNGASQGIVAWSLKERQAGNKAQDNAEAVRLCMIKAATKGWRDIKIRIEDRKLLDQIRAGNARSVESAIIIEDIQQMTSWFRMCFFDRLNEDIDSLCYSLSKIALLNFCDMEWNYSTPDC, encoded by the coding sequence ATGGAAGGGGGACCAACATTTGGGAAGACAACTGGATCAACAATGACAGTGGAGGAAGGATTAAAACTTAGAAACCAGAGGGATGCAGTTTGCAAAGTTTCACAACTCATGGTCCAGTATAGATGGAATAGAGTGCTAATCTTTAAAGTTTTTAAGAGAGAAGATGTTGAACACATCCTCAACATCCCTATAAGCCTAGCGGAAAGAGGAGATAGCTTGATATGGAAACACTGCAAAACAGGTCAATACACTGTAGCATCTGGCTTCAAACATTTGCAGCAAAAGATGAGGAAACGAAGGGAAGAAAGTAACAAAAGAGAAGGATGCAGCTATCAACAAACAGATAGGAAATTATGGAAGGCACTTTGGAAGTTACCTATCAAATATAAGTTGAAGATTTTTGTGTGGAAATGCATCAATAACGGGATACCAACAAAGGCTCAAATCTTCCATAGGACACAAAGAGGAGAACCGATATGCTGTGGATGTGGAGAAAAAGAGGAATCAATTGAGCACATGCTGCTGCAATGCACGATAGCAAAAGGAATATGGAAATTTGCATTAGTTAATTGGGATGGACTGGAAGACCAAACAGGCTATTTCAAACAATGGTGGACCTCCATGATGATGCATACAAGAACCAGGCGGGAAGGTGATGATCACATAGCGCTAACTGTCAACGTGCTGTGGCAAATCTGGAAATCGAGAAATGCCAGAATATTTAACTCAGCACAGCAACATCCTCTTAAAGTGAGTGAAAAAGCTGCTAAAGAATGGAAAGAGTACCAGGAAGCAATCCAGCAACGACCAAGAAAAAGCACAACAGAAACAATAAGGCAAGAAGAGAACAATCAAAGACAGCAAACTAACTCAGAAGTGGTAACACTAAAGCTGGCGACCCAACACCAGAATGGGAACAAATCTTTTGGTATAGGCATCACAGCTGTGAATGGCGCAAGCCAAGGAATTGTAGCCTGGTCGTTAAAGGAAAGACAAGCAGGGAACAAAGCTCAGGACAATGCAGAGGCTGTGAGGCTCTGTATGATTAAAGCAGCAACAAAGGGATGGCGAGACATCAAGATACGAATTGAGGATAGGAAGTTGCTTGACCAAATACGAGCTGGAAATGCCAGAAGTGTGGAGTCAGCCATTATAATAGAGGACATACAACAAATGACCTCATGGTTTCGAATGTGCTTTTTTGATAGGTTAAATGAGGACATTGATAGCCTATGCTATAGTTTGAGCAAAATTGCTCTTTTAAACTTTTGTGACATGGAGTGGAATTACTCCACCCCAGACTGCTAA